In Arachis hypogaea cultivar Tifrunner chromosome 17, arahy.Tifrunner.gnm2.J5K5, whole genome shotgun sequence, a single window of DNA contains:
- the LOC140180697 gene encoding uncharacterized protein, which produces MIESERLNFIRNNQPKLRVDKYSALHESLVRGEANAVATGQRIILPSSFTGGPRYMFNNCKDAFAICKYVGYPSYFITITCNPEWDEIKRLLKDTGLKVEDRPDIVSRIHIKLNELIMDFKQGKFFGKISAYVCTVEFQKYGLPHAYIQLFMDPNHTPKSPDQIDKLISAEIPDKIRRPKLYAAVEKFMVHGPCGHHNKKSPCMINRHCSKFYPKPFRTRTIIDGAGFLKYRRIDNGRSIYKKNVELDNCYIVPYNPSLVLKYGCHINMEHTCQTSAIKYLFKYIHKGNDRVTSAFYQSTSDGDCQ; this is translated from the exons ATGATAGAGTCTGAACGTCTCAACTTCATAAGGAATAACCAACCAAAATTGAGGGTTGACAAGTATAGTGCACTACATGAGTCATTGGTTCGAGGTGAAGCAAATGCTGTCGCTACCGGTCAACGTATAATACTTCCAAGCAGTTTCACTGGTGGACCAAGATACATGTTTAACAATTGTAAAGATGCTTTTGCAATTTGCAAATATGTAGGATATCCCAGTTATTTTATCACTATAACATGCAATCCTGAATGGGATGAAATAAAACGTCTACTAAAGGACACAGGTCTTAAAGTGGAAGATCGTCCTGACATTGTCTCTAGAATTCACATAAAGTTGAATGAGCTTATTATGGACTTTAAGCAAGGGAAATTCTTTGGCAAGATATCTGCTT ATGTGTGCACAGTAGAATTCCAAAAATACGGACTACCACATGCTTATATTCAGTTGTTCATGGATCCAAATCATACACCTAAATCACCAGATCAAATTGACAAGTTGATTTCTGCTGAGATACCAGATAAGATACGGAGGCCTAAACTATATGCAGCAGTAGAGAAGTTCATGGTGCATGGACCGTGTGGTCATCATAACAAAAAAAGTCCTTGCATGATCAACAGACATTGCTCTAAGTTCTATCCGAAGCCATTTCGAACGAGGACTATCATTGATGGGGCTGGATTTTTGAAATATAGAAGGATTGATAACGGTCGCTCAATTTATAAGAAGAATGTTGAACTTGACAATTGTTACATTGTTCCATACAACCCGTCACTGGTGTTAAAATATGGTTGCCATATTAATATGGAACATACGTGTCAGACTTCTGcaataaaatatcttttcaaatacATTCACAAGGGAAATGACAGAGTTACATCGGCTTTTTATCAATCAACAAGTGATGGTGATTGTCAATAG